The following proteins are co-located in the Sebastes umbrosus isolate fSebUmb1 chromosome 24, fSebUmb1.pri, whole genome shotgun sequence genome:
- the tmem198b gene encoding transmembrane protein 198-B: MTTTLEMLLVQPDQELSPERLDGCEDFSGRYKVVPSVVCSMCCLFGIIYCFFGYRCFKAVMFLTGLMFGSVVIFMLCYKERVLDTQLSVEASVGIGLGIGTLCGLVTMLVRSVGLFMVGLLLGLLVAVATLVGLEELSDSPPRSVWVPLGVLLGLGMLFAVLTLQWQRLFTTLSTAVFGAAVITVALDYFVELFALVLYMYERIKAAPGKPVCWLTWVVLGVWPALTLLGVMVQWKVTAEGYSHTKVIISRQQRRMQVMRIRQRDDRYRNKKKKKQQHGSTSNHHQAKQLHTEPAYRRKPNPIRRYDTDVLSPSYIQSFRDRQVQAQPIPSRLVGRPHTVVDMGYDSGSTTPLTGAAGPSLRV, from the exons ATGACGACCACCCTGGAGATGCTGCTGGTCCAGCCCGACCAGGAGCTGAGCCCCGAGCGACTGGATGGCTGCGAGGACTTTAGCGGCCGCTACAAGGTGGTTCCCTCCGTCGTCTGCTCCATGTGCTGTCTCTTCGGCATCATTTACTGCTTCTTTG GCTACCGCTGCTTCAAGGCGGTGATGTTCCTGACGGGCCTGATGTTTGGCTCTGTTGTTATCTTTATGCTCTGCTACAAGGAGCGCGTTCTGGACACCCAGCTGAGCGTGGAGGCCTCGGTGGGCATCGGCCTTGGCATCGGCACGCTCTGCGGCCTGGTCACCATGCTGGTTCGCAGCGTGGGCCTCTTTATGGTGGGCCTGCTGCTGGGCCTGCTGGTGGCCGTGGCCACCCTGGTGGGCTTGGAGGAGCTTTCCGACAGCCCGCCGCGCTCCGTCTGGGTGCCCCTGGGTGTGCTGCTTGGCCTGGGCATGCTGTTCGCCGTGCTCACCCTGCAGTGGCAGCGCCTCTTCACAACGCTGTCCACAGCGGTGTTCGGTGCAGCTGTCATCACTGTGGCGTTGGACTACTTCGTGGAGCTCTTCGCTCTCGTGCTGTACATGTACGAGCGAATTAAAGCAGCGCCTGGTAAGCCTGTGTGCTGGCTGACGTGGGTGGTGCTCGGGGTGTGGCCTGCCCTCACCCTGCTGGGTGTCATGGTCCAATGGAAGGTGACCGCTGAGGGATACTCCCATACCAAGG TGATCATCAGCCGGCAGCAGAGGAGGATGCAGGTGATGCGGATTCGTCAGCGAGACGATCGCTATcgcaacaagaagaagaagaagcagcagcacgGCTCCACCTCCAACCATCACCAGGCCAAGCAGCTTCACACTGAGCCCGCCTACCGCCGCAAGCCCAACCCTATCCGCCGCTACGACACAGACGTCCTCTCGCCA AGCTACATCCAGAGTTTCCGAGACCGGCAGGTGCAGGCGCAGCCCATCCCGAGCCGGCTGGTCGGCCGACCGCACACCGTGGTGGATATGGGCTACGACTCCGGCTCCACGACTCCCCTCACCGGAGCTGCAGGACCTTCACTACGTGTCTGA